In Chiloscyllium punctatum isolate Juve2018m chromosome 26, sChiPun1.3, whole genome shotgun sequence, the sequence ATCCATACAAAATTAAATCAGTAGAATATCAATCTTATTCAAAAAAACACTACTCCAAATAAACTTCACAGGAAGTGCTGATAAAACTCAGCAAGATCGTGGTAATTCTGTTTTATTGCAAAGCTGATAGAAGTTATCAGAAGTGGTAAAAATTTGAGATGAAATCATTCTATAAATAGGCTGTAAAGTGTGGGTGGGGATGAttaagaaaaggaaaaaaaatctaTGATCAGATGGAAGGCAGGATGGAATCAAAGGCAAAGATGATGGTGGCAAGCAAAAGGGTATTAGTGAAACAAGAGACAATTACTCCTAATTTTCAGGACACCAAATGGGCTGGTAATCCTTTTGTTGCCATTTACATCTTCATCTTTTGTTTCTTTACAAAAGAAATTCCCTCTTTCCTTGTCCATTCATTCCTTTTGACAGTGGCTACTATGCAGCAGTCATGTAAACTTCTTTGGCAACAGTTTAAAAAAGGCATAACTTGTCAGGGAAGCTAATTAAGATCACCAAATACATGTTCAAGTTCCCCAAAGCAGCCATCATCCTAACTTGGAATTATACTTCGAGATTCTTTCATTGTCACTAGATCAATGTTTAAACAGTGGAAGCAATTCATCATCACTTCCCAAGTGCAATTAGAGgtggcaataaatggtggcctggTCAATGATGCACGCATTGCATGAATGTATTAACATCACAAAGCTTTTGCTAATTCTAAAGAAAACAGCTCATCAACCTGACAATTTAACTGTTtgcccacctcccccaccccaaaagATACTACCTGgtctgctgaatatttccagcaatttGCACTTTtcgttcagatttccaacatcagcAATATTGTTTTTACTCAAATAGCTCTCAGATGAAAAAAAAAAGGGCCATTGAAAGTAGTACAAATGAAACATTCACCTGTAGGATGGTCTGAGCAATTTCCGTGTTCTCTGGATTATTAAAGTGTAACAGCTGTGTTCCAAAAGCATAATAATACGGCCCCAATTTGTGCAGGTCGACAACCTTTGCATCAGCACTGAAAATTGTCCGCCAGCTGCCTTGATACACTTTTGGTGTACCGGCAGAAATGATGCGACGTTTAGGGTCGCATAGCCCTTTGGCCATCCAAAGAGGCAGTTCCATCTTTGTACCCTATtaggaacaaaaaaaaaactaaagTAAGCATTCAGCTCACAATAAACCACAAAAGCTGCTCaaatgaaacagaatggctggCAATTCCTGGCAAGGAAGGAGTCCTTATTTGTCAAAGccaaacaaagaacagaaaataaaaattTGCACTGATAGTGACATCCTGTGGTTATGAAAAGTACTAAGTGCTTTAGAAGCAATTGCATGCTTTTCAAATGTAGTCAGTGCCAGATGTTGGAAATACCAAAACTAATTTCCACAGAACAAAAGGTAACATGATCATAAACAGATAATCTGTTTCTTGTGATACCACTCACACAAAGCataatattggccaggacatcaGGGATAACCCAATGTCCTTCTGCACGTAAAGATCTCATGAACAGTGCCTCTACAGCATGCCATTTCTTCCTTTGGAGAGAGTATTAAGCTTGATTTGTGCTCCAGCTCCAAAATGAGAAACTCTATCTTTGAATTCTAAGGAAAGGGTGCGACCAAATTAATCACTGTTGGTGCATCCCATGTCATTCCAAAGCACTTCATACCATCTGAAAAACAATTTACAAAAACGAAGCCATTCATAATGAATACATATATGCATATGTAGCAACCAAATTTGTCCAGTCAGAAAATGTGATAACTGACTACATAATCCATTTTGGTACCTTTGGATTCAGAGAGATTCAGATATCAAAAAAATGCTGCACAGATAATTCAATATGACACACTTGGTagaatagctccttgaaagtggagtcacaggtagataggatagtgaaggtggagtttggtatgctttcctttgttggtcagagtattgagaacaggagtcaggaggtcatgttgtggctgtacaggacattggttaggccactattggaatattgcatgcaattctggtctccttcgtttcgaaaagatgttgttgtgaaacttgaaagggttcagaaaggaattagaaggatgttgccagggttggaggatttgagctatatagggaaaggctgaacaggctggggctattttccctagagtgtcagaccttatagacgtttacaaaattaagaggggcatggataggataaatagacaaagccctttccctggggtgggagagtccagaactagagggcataggtttaggataataggggaaagatataaaagaggcaacttttgcacacagagggtggtacatgtatggaatgagctgccagaggaaatggtggaagctggtagaattgcaacatttaaaaaggcatctgaatggttatatgaataggaagggtttggagggatttgggccaggtgctggcaggtgggactagattgggttgagatatctggtcggcttggactgaagggtctgtttctgtgctgtacatctctatgactctaattacatCTGCACTTCAAGAAGCATTCTGTTCAGCCAGTTTAGGCTCATGGACTGCACAAACCATGTCTTTAAAGAGAAGGCAATGTCCTAAATAGTTATTCTTATATTACAGCTTACATATTTTGCCTCAATTGGTGATAGGGAGGTCGCAATGACCAATCCACTATTAGTTAAAATCATATCTAGAATAGTAATTAATCACAAAAGTAAAGCAAAGAACTGTTGATGCTGGAAATAgcaaacagaatttgctggagaaacagcaggtctggctgctTCTGTGGAAAGAAAAAAGTTAACTTTTTGGCAACTCTTCAGAAAATTCAACTGTCACACAAACTACTAAAAGATCTAAACTGGTAGAAGACAGTGTGAATTAAAATAAGCAAAACAACATAGATTCTCCCATACATCATTGGATGAGACTACAGTCACATAAGGATTTGTGAACAAGAACAAAAATGATCATAGCTTGGCAGTAATGCTCTTATCTGAGTCAGTAGGTCTAAGAGAATGCCACTTGGGAGCGAGgcgaagaatttttaaaaattaagagcATTGCGAACTTTTGGAATTTTCTACCACAGGGCTATGGAAGCCAAATCTTTTGGGTCTGtttaaggtagagattgatagatCATTGATTGTCAGTGGCACTCAGTGTTATGGGGATCAGATGCATAAACAGTATTAAAGTGTTTGATCTGCCATGATTGTACTGAATGGCagcgcagactcagtgggctgaactTCCCATGTCTGTTCCAATGTTCTAAAGATTTGCGTGCAGTGTTGACTGGCATTGTATGACATACAACCTTTTAGATGGAGATGCGAAAGCAAGACCCTGACCATCCATTGAGAGGGTGAAAAAAGTTCCAAAGGATGCAAAAGTAATGGTCAATTTGTCCATGTAAAACACATACACAGTAACAATTGACAGTGAAGCATTTTGTGATATCCTGAGGACATAAAAAGGCATGACAAAAATATATATTGTTCATTTGAGGTTAATGGATTCAATACAAGAATGGAAGTCAATGCAGACAAGACAAATGGCAGCAAGATGCAGATATCAGATTTTGATCAATTGGAAAAGAATGATAATATGACTTGCACTCTAGGACACAAACAGCATGCAGGTGGCTCAAAGCTCAAGCATTCAATTTTAGGTGAGGTGGAAGGTAATGAGAAAATTAACAACTTGGGAGTCAAAGTGCCTTGAACATAGCAAAACATCCAAAGATGCATCACAGGAGCATAAAACTAAATTTGAGATGGATCACAGCAGATGACCTAAAGCTTGGTCAGACACAAAATTCCAGTGTGTCGCATTACAACATTGGGGGTGAACCCTTTTGCTAATTTGAACCAGACCCCCAGAAAAGGTTACCTCCctttataatctgttaaagtatgagtaaCCAAGAACTATAAAATCCTTATATTTAAAagaataaattgttaattttctTTAACTCCAAAAAAAATTAAACACCAACTATCTACATTGTTATCCTCCTTTGTCTGATCAATGTATCTACTTTCTATTCTACAACAATACACTGATCTGATAAACACAATTTAGTTTaacaaaaaacaaacaaaaagttTCAAAATTAGCCAGTCGTTGCTTTTCCATTGGTATCTtcagcgctgaaaatgtgttgctggaaaagcgcagcaggtcaggcagcatccaaggaacaggagaatcgacgtttcgggcatcagcccttcttcaggattcctgaagaatgaCATTaattcaggattcctgaagaagggctgatgcccgaaacgtcgattctcctgttccttggatgctgcctgacctgctgcgcttttccagcaacacattttcagctcggatctccagcatctgcagttctcactttctcctcattggtATCTTCACCTGTGCTTACCTGGGTCTTTTATTCAGCCTTCTGCTACACAAATTTCATACAAAAAAGGTACCTTTCAGAGCGATTCTGCAGGCAATCTGTGTTTGTTGATGCTCTCTGCcgctctggctaactgttcaaaatgttggATTTTATATAGCTCAAAAAGTCAGACCATTGGATTAATGTCATTCAAAAGAGTAAACTTCAAATtagattggattttggtatcttggggcataatttacactgattggccaaattcaaatttgttgtgTAACATAGCAACAcagctccagctatttgttttCACACCCAAATATTACCTTTTGAAATTGTTCAGCATACCGATTTCACTCAGTCCTTGCCAGCTTCccttctttcaaaaaaaaaggtACAATACAAACCTTCATAATAAGCGTAAAAGACAAAACTGAGGTAGTGAGCTAGAGTGGTTTAGGGACAGAACAGAGCTTAGGATGTTAGCAGTTAAAGACATAGCTACCAATGTTAGAATGATTAAAAATCTGAGCTGCACATGAAGCTAAACTGGAGGAATGTAAGGGGTCTCAGATTTTTAGAGGTGGCAAATACAAAGATAGAGCTGAGATCACATTAGATTCTTACATCCCATTGAGTATATAGACTTTCCTGACACTAACATTTATTTGGGATATTGTATATACTAAACAACATCAGCATTAATATTTCTGTAATTAATTGTTTATCATGAACATGCATTTTTATATTAACTATTGCCACTTACCTTATCAACATGCAGTAGTACAAATTTGAGTCCTAAAGGTCAGTAAGGCACTATCAGATATCAAAGTCCAGCAAACAAGCATTGCAAACAACTTTTGCAAGGAATCCACAGAAGATTCAAGTTATTTACTCtttaaaacaaaagtaaaatctTGACTATTGCAGAACAAGTTCTGAAATGAAAATTAAATTTCTAAAATAGAGtttcattcctccacattttaaattaaagtttttaaaacaaaatctgtaTTGTTCTGATAATTCCATGTCCCTGTCCTTCTAAAGTGTACTCATTTGCGCAGCATGCTTTGCAGTGACAGAGCGTTTAAAATTTACGAGGAGCCATGTAACAGAGTCAGAAGGTTGCAGTGTTCAAGTTCTACTCGAGAACTTAAGCAAACACTCCAGTACAATACGGGGTATGATCAGGGGAGAGGCCTTGTTAGCCCCTCAGGTGATGTAAAAGCTTCCTTGGCAGTATTTCAAACAGCAGGGAAATAGGAGAAACCTCAGCAAGTAAGTAGAGTTAAGATCTCcccaagtccagtgacccttcatctggatttgaaacattaactctgctttctcttcattaGGTGCTGCCActcatgctgagtttctccagtagtttGAATTtctatttccagcatttgcagttctttgctttattcTAGCAAATAAGTTATCCCTGCTGTTATGGCCAATATTAATCCAATTACCAACaaccaaacaaaaaaaatcaatgtatCTAGTTCATATTtttgtgggaccttgctgtgtACTAATTGCTTACCACATTTCCAACATACACCAGTGACTAATTTCAATAGCTGTTAAAACACGTTCAGATGGACAGAGATCATTAGTTTAGGATATTTAATGCAAGTTTTTTTAGCCATTTTCTGAACAAGCCGTAGCATCGAATTCTTGACTGGTTTATACCCTACTGTTAGATTACTTGAATCTGCTTAAGGGACAGACCCCCTGTAGAGGGTACCATGCGATTTTAGATTCACAATTACCACTGATTCCATAGCAAAAGCCCATGAAAAATCTGTGAACAAGTATAAACCAGACTTTCTAACTCCTGAATTTATCGTGAAAGATGCAGCTTGAAAGCAAATTGACCCTCTTTTGCAAGCGATTTTAAAAAATTTTATCCATATTCCAAAGTTAATGTTCCTGTGTATGCACAACCCTAATACACTAGATGTAATCGGATCACAGAGAATAAAAGGAGAAAACGaaggctgcagatgctagagatcataGTTGAAAAAAAAGTAttgtgctggaaaatcacagcaggtcaggcagcatccgaaatcGCCATTTCAGGCacaaacccttcttcaggaacgttCCACTGTTCCAATGTGAAACATGCtcaatgaagagcttttgcctgaaacagtgATTCTCCCACTtcccagatgttgcctgacctgttgtgcttgtCTAGCACCACACCTCAGAATACACTACACCACTATTATAGAAAGTAAATCTCCTGCCACAGTTCATTCTTCCGCATCCAAGTGCCACTTATCCAGTCGTCCTCTATAAAGCCCAACTCTGTCCAATGTTTGGTTTATGCCCAAGTTTTTCCCAACACAACTTATGGGGCAATGACAGTGTATCTGACAGACACTGATCTTCAGTTTTTATTCTCAAAATCTCAATGCCTCCTTCAGTCTTTCCCAGCCTGCTCTTATTATTGGTAAGAATACTGCATGGTCAGCAATACTCTGTTCGCATGCTCCATATACAGAAGAACCTGGATTATCCAAACGAgtgggcactatttcatttggataattgattattcagttaatcgattcaatgactctcctctggggctcggaatGTTCTGAAGTTTCTGTTCCCctcgctctgcctgccttgctccttCTCGCTATCTCATGGTTTATTTCGGAGCAGACACACTTGTCcgtaagggacctgcagcattgctgaagcctcaCCCCATCCACCCAAATCAGTTCAAAGGGATTGACACAGTGAGCACTTAAGTCCGCTCCCCATTCAGGAAATTGGCAGCAGCACACCGCGCACAAGActgccctgtccaacaccaccccctgttTCCCCCCCAATGCCACCCACaaccccatccaccccacccccagtccaccTTCCCAATAACACCCCTGACCTGCCCACCCCAGCAAGGCCCCTTCCATCTCCACCCACCATCCCATCTGTCCCAGCCACCCCAGAACATTGTCCCGTACAGGGCAAAAGGTGGAACCAGTCAACAAGTTGCAGTAAAAAGGTGTGTACACACATTATTTTGAgactcaccacccccaccccctctccagggcAGCCATACTGGAGAACAgtggctgggggagggggtgaagagagagcacGCGTGGGCAGTCAGTTATTTGGAGATGGCGCCTGTGCGCTAACAATATCCATGACTATTCTTGGCAGCATTTCATTTTTAATGATTATAAACAAAAGACGTGAATACTATGGAAACACCTCTGATGTCATGTTTTTAATCGGGACATTGAGATCTTCTTTGGATAATttatattcggataatcgaggttcatcTGTATTATGAAATAGTCAGGATAAGGTCAGTGGTTCTGGATTACAAGACTCTGAACAAAAGAAAACGGTCGGTCACCCGTTTTGACTAAGTTAACGGTAGCTGGACACGCCGACGTTTGGGAAGTTTTCTGCACAGAACTAGCAACAAAAAACACAATCACTAACCAGAAACTTGCTTCATTCATTCACTTCACAAACCAAAGATAAAAGTAGGCTTCTATACGCAGAGAGAATGGAAATCTGCGGATCTGCTTGGACGCATTTCCGATGCAATATAACTTTGGAGAAAGAGCTCTAACCAGTTAGAAATCGAAAACACCTATTACGAGACGTACAGACCAATTTTCATTGTTTTGCTTCGAGGGAAAAAAGAATTTCTTAATATTTTAGTTTGCTCTTTAGCAAACAAAAAAGAAATGACTGTAAACATTTTACTGGTTGAATTATACAAAATTAGAGTCAGAACACACTTACTCGGGTACAACAAAGCCATTTCTGTTCCATACTTGTTTTAATTAGAGAGCCACATTTCTATCACATCGCCACTATCCTTTAGTTTTTAATTGACAGGCCCCGGAAGCAGCGAAACGACCCCTTCACCTTCCCACTTGAAGGCGGCCAGCCCGCTCCCTTACCTCGGGGATGAGATCGGCCTCACTGCTCTTGTCTAGAAAGCCCAGTCGCGGCAGCAACATCAAAGTCCGACACGGAACCTTCTCTTGTGTCATCAGGATATCGTCCAAGCTGAAGAAATTTTCCTCCAGGCCTCCCGGAGGCACCGGCAAATAAGACTCGGCGCGCGGC encodes:
- the LOC140453192 gene encoding DNA replication complex GINS protein PSF3 isoform X7; the protein is MPRAESYLPVPPGGLEENFFSLDDILMTQEKVPCRTLMLLPRLGFLDKSSEADLIPEGTKMELPLWMAKGLCDPKRRIISAGTPKVYQGSWRTIFSADAKVVDLHKLGPYYYAFGTQLLHFNNPENTEIAQTILQTFVTRFRRIMDSSQNAYNEDTSSLVAHLDELERELFQAGQRGLNEFQKWEKGQAEQITTSNLVQSYGKRKFADMEA